A window of the Hordeum vulgare subsp. vulgare chromosome 5H, MorexV3_pseudomolecules_assembly, whole genome shotgun sequence genome harbors these coding sequences:
- the LOC123396644 gene encoding putative alpha-L-fucosidase 1 — MRGGPSASLLCCCLAVVVAGVAEAAGAGTRVPPPLPVLPIPTAAQLAWQRREVIMFFHFGMNTFTDVERGTGAEDPALFAPAALNATQWMDAAAAAGASLAILVAKHHDGFCLWPSAYTAHSVRASPWRAGNGDVVREFTAAARARGVDAGLYLSPWDLHDHRYGQEIAYNEYYLAQLHELLTRYGKVWEIWFDGNKGANATKMTYHFQEWFDTVRQLQGSINIFSDAGPDIRWVGDEKGFAGTTCWSAVNQSSITIGSAGIEKYLNDGDPRGTDWVPPECDVSIRPGWFWHRNETAKPLSQLLNIYYNSVGRNCVLLLNAPPNAAGLIDGADLARLREFGAAVKRIFGTDLANGSRARASSERGAGFEAGKVLDGRDGTYWAPKAEEKGYWIELRRPAGARPFNVVRMQEHVALGQRVERHEVYVDGVAVARGTTVGHKRLHRLPCPVAGTTVKIWFAARRGPPLVSAVGLHLDPYATDVM; from the exons ATGCGGGGAGGTCCGTCGGCGTCTCTGCTGTGCTGCTGCCTGGCGGTCGTCGTCGCCGGCGTGGCGGAGGCGGCGGGGGCTGGGACGCGggtgccgccgccgctgccggtgCTGCCCATCCCGACGGcggcgcagctggcgtggcagcggCGGGAGGTGATCATGTTCTTCCACTTCGGGATGAACACCTTCACGGACGTGGAGCGGGGCACGGGGGCGGAGGACCCGGCCCTCTTCGCCCCGGCCGCGCTCAACGCCACCCAGTGGATGGACGCGGCCGCGGCCGCCGGCGCCTCGCTCGCCATCCTCGTCGCCAAGCACCACGACGGCTTCTGCCTCTGGCCGTCCGCCTACACCGCCCACTCCGTGCGCGCCAGCCCCTGGCGCGCCGGCAACGGCGACGTCGTCCGCGAGTTCACGGCCGCGGCGCGCGCGCGGGGCGTCGACGCCGGCCTCTACCTCTCGCCGTGGGACCTCCACGACCACCGCTACGGCCAAGAGATCGCGTACAACGAGTACTACCTCGCCCAGCTCCACGAGCTCCTCACCCG GTACGGGAAGGTGTGGGAGATCTGGTTCGACGGCAACAAGGGGGCGAACGCGACCAAGATGACGTACCATTTCCAGGAGTGGTTCGACACCGTGAGGCAGCTACAgggctccatcaacatcttctccGACGCCGGCCCCGACATCCGCTGGGTCGGCGACGAGAAGGGCTTCGCCGGAACCACCTGCTGGTCCGCCGTCAACCAGTCGTCCATAACAATCGGCAGCGCCGGCATCGAGAA GTACCTGAACGACGGCGATCCGCGGGGCACGGACTGGGTGCCGCCGGAGTGCGACGTGTCGATCCGGCCGGGGTGGTTCTGGCACCGGAACGAGACGGCCAAGCCGCTGAGCCAGCTGCTCAACATATACTACAACTCGGTGGGCCGCAACTGCGTGCTGCTGCTGAACGCGCCGCCCAACGCCGCGGGCCTCATCGACGGCGCCGACCTCGCCAGGCTCCGCGAGTTCGGCGCCGCCGTCAAGCGCATCTTCGGCACGGACCTCGCGAACGGCAGCAGAGCTCGGGCAAGCAGCGAGCGCGGCGCCGGCTTCGAGGCGGGAAAGGTGCTGGACGGCCGCGACGGCACGTACTGGGCGCCGAAGGCGGAGGAGAAGGGGTACTGGATCGAGCTGCGGCGGCCGGCGGGGGCGCGGCCGTTCAACGTGGTGAGGATGCAGGAGCACGTGGCGCTGGGGCAGCGGGTGGAGCGGCACGAGGTGTACGTGGACGGCGTGGCCGTGGCCCGCGGCACCACGGTGGGGCACAAGCGGCTGCACCGGCTGCCCTGCCCCGTCGCCGGCACGACGGTGAAGATATGGTTCGCGGCGCGGCGAGGGCCGCCGCTGGTGTCGGCGGTGGGCCTCCACCTCGACCCCTACGCAACCGACGTGATGTGA
- the LOC123397803 gene encoding 3-ketoacyl-CoA synthase 4-like — protein MEMAHRDHLLAAVHRVLGVAVLILCLVAELLVLVFRRHAALYLLPVCAMMTHLWRSGRRAGIGLVDFAYLKPPRRLRVTIPGLLEHLRLIGCFDDGSVEFMSRVVEDSGMGDETYFPPSLHYLPPSAAHADAVQEAGMLFFPTLDELFAKTGVPPSAVGALVVNCSGFGPAPSLTAIIANRYRMPSDVKTFNLSGMGCAAGIVGVDVARGVLKAHAGAIDYAVVVSAEIVTIGWYRGRDPTKLLLNCFFRTGCAAALLSNTVSVPAPVKYRLVALKRTTIAADDRGYNLAVREEDDEGITGFTIGRGLGRVFRDLLRAHLPAFGASILPWHEKIRYAAALMRFHRRRRSSRKLQGGAGHVEAPKPNFLAAASHFCLPSSGMPNIRRLAEGLGLGEREAEAALATFQRFGNQSASSLWYQLGYHEARGRVRRGDRVWQLGMGTGPKASSALWERVAADAGAAAADEGPWGDCVLRYPARAPCGAAFA, from the coding sequence ATGGAGATGGCGCACAGAGACCACCTGCTCGCCGCCGTGCACCGCGTCCTCGGCGTCGCCGTCCTCATCCTGTGCCTTGTTGCCGAGCTGCTCGTCCTCGTCTTCCGGCGGCACGCGGCGCTCTACCTCCTCCCCGTGTGCGCGATGATGACGCACCTGTGGCGCTCCGGCCGACGTGCGGGCATCGGCCTGGTGGACTTCGCGTACCTGAAGCCGCCCCGCCGGCTGCGCGTCACGATCCCGGGCCTGCTCGAGCACCTCCGCCTCATCGGCTGCTTCGACGACGGCAGCGTCGAGTTCATGTCCAGGGTCGTCGAGGACAGCGGCATGGGCGACGAGACCTACTTCCCGCCGTCGCTGCACTACCTCCCGCCGTCCGCCGCGCACGCCGACGCCGTCCAGGAGGCGGGGATGCTCTTCTTCCCCACCCTCGACGAGCTGTTCGCTAAGACGGGCGTGCCGCCGTCCGCCGTcggggcgctcgtcgtcaactgcAGCGGGTTCGGCCCTGCCCCGTCGCTCACCGCCATCATCGCCAACCGCTACCGCATGCCCAGCGACGTCAAGACCTTTAACTTGTCCGGCATGGGGTGCGCCGCGGGCATTGTCGGCGTGGACGTCGCGAGGGGCGTACTGAAGGCGCACGCCGGCGCCATCGACTACGCCGTCGTCGTCAGCGCGGAGATCGTCACGATCGGGTGGTACAGAGGGAGGGACCCCACCAAGCTGCTCCTCAACTGCTTCTTCCGCACCGGATGCGCCGCCGCGCTGCTGTCGAACACCGTCTCGGTGCCAGCGCCGGTCAAGTACCGGCTCGTCGCGCTGAAGCGCACGACCATCGCGGCCGACGACCGCGGATACAACTTGGCCgtgagggaggaggacgacgagggcaTCACCGGGTTCACCATCGGGCGCGGCCTCGGACGTGTGTTCCGGGACCTCCTCCGCGCCCACCTCCCCGCCTTCGGCGCCTCCATCCTCCCGTGGCACGAGAAGATCCGCTACGCTGCGGCGCTCATGCgattccaccgccgccgccggagcagcAGGAAGCTCCAAGGCGGCGCAGGCCACGTGGAGGCGCCGAAGCCGAACTTCCTGGCCGCGGCGAGCCACTTCTGCCTGCCGTCGTCGGGGATGCCCAACATACGGAGGCTGGCGGAGGGGCTGGGGCtgggggagagggaggcggaggcggcgcTGGCGACGTTCCAGCGGTTCGGGAACCAGTCAGCGTCGTCGCTGTGGTACCAGCTCGGGTACCACGAGGCGAGGGGGCGGGTCCGAAGGGGTGACCGCGTGTGGCAGCTCGGCATGGGGACCGGGCCCAAGGCGAGCAGCGCCCTGTGGGAGCGCGTCGCCGCAGACGCCGGCGCCGCGGCGGCCGACGAGGGGCCGTGGGGCGACTGCGTCCTCCGCTACCCGGCGAGGGCACCGTGCGGCGCCGCGTTTGCATGA